Proteins co-encoded in one Oncorhynchus masou masou isolate Uvic2021 chromosome 22, UVic_Omas_1.1, whole genome shotgun sequence genomic window:
- the LOC135508990 gene encoding lamina-associated polypeptide 2-like: MAEFLEDPSVLTKDKLKSELTANHVPLPSSEQKKDVYVQLYLKNLTVQNKKCPPSVDTFSSDEELPAPVVSNKSRSGRKATRKTDKPRSEEVEVTDLTDASLKDELLKHGVNTGPIVGSTRKLYEKKLQKLMDTPAAETTPSPPETATVNAAAKADGNQNGNTYSDQYSDKEEDEIGTATDPEPVPVVEKPVGSRGKTPVTVRNSSRRSSKLQVVEVSLATGDQTPKKTRENVEEILANEIFSPTGISASCRRPIRGAAGRPVKPSNYWLNESLLERSIYTESYSGCSSLGSNVPARPGFLSVLLKLMVLVTVAGSIYFAIQHLDADQVQSFKGMLTDAKGLLNSAKGHLCSTVDKVVDAVFDNVIVPLGIGGGSSQGAEAESGDR, encoded by the exons ATGGCGGAATTCCTCGAAGATCCGTCTGTTCTCACTAAGGATAAGCTCAAAAGTGAGCTCACGGCCAACCATGTCCCACTTCCCAGCTCCGAACAGAAGAAAGACGTTTACGTTCAGTTGTACCTGAAAAATCTGACCGTTCAGAACAAGAAATGTCCACCATCTGTAGACACGTTCTCCAGTGATGAAGAATTGCCTGCCCCTGTAGTCTCCAACAAGAGCCGATCTGGAAGA AAAGCTACCCGAAAGACAGACAAGCCTCGCTCAGAAGAAGTGGAAGTCACAGACCTCACCGATGCAAGTTTAAAAGATGAGCTGTTGAAGCATGGAGTCAACACTGGGCCCATAGTTG GCTCCACCAGGAAGCTTTATGAGAAAAAGCTTCAGAAGCTAATGGATACACCTGCAGCTGAGACTACGCCCAGCCCACCTGAAACTGCCACAGTTAACGCTGCAGCCAAGGCAGATGGCAACCAGAACGGCAACACATACTCTGACCAGTACAGTGACAAGGAGGAAG ATGAGATAGGTACCGCTACGGACCCAGAGCCTGTTCCTGTTGTGGAGAAGCCTGTGGGGAGCAGAGGGAAGACTCCTGTCACTGTTAGGAACAGCAGCAGACGGAGCAGCAAG CTACAGGTGGTGGAGGTGAGCCTAGCAACGGGCGACCAGACCCCTAAGAAGACGAGGGAGAATGTTGAAGAGATTCTCGCTAATGAGATCTTTTCACCCACAGGCATCAG cgcCAGCTGCAGGCGACCTATCCGCGGCGCGGCGGGCCGACCGGTGAAACCCAGCAACTACTGGCTGAACGAGTCTCTCCTGGAGCGCTCCATCTATACAGAGTCTTATTCTGGATGCAGCTCCTTGGGCTCCAACGTGCCGGCCAGGCCCGGCTTCCTCTCTGTACTATTAAAGCTCATGGTACTCGTCACTGTAGCTGGGTCCATCTACTTCGCCATTCAGCACCTCGATGCAGATCAGGTTCAGTCCTTCAAGGGAATGCTAACCGACGCCAAGGGTCTCCTAAACAGCGCTAAGGGTCACCTGTGTAGCACGGTTGATAAGGTGGTGGATGCCGTGTTCGATAATGTGATTGTGCCGCTGGGTATCGGGGGAGGCAGCAGCCAAGGTGCAGAAGCAGAGAGTGGCGACAGGTAA